AATTTCCGGCATACCTTTTAAACCGAAAATAAAAGCGTTTTCATCCAATACTTCGAATTTAGCTATATTTTCAGGCATTAATTTCTCGAAATTCTTAACATCTGTTAAAGAATCGAATAGGTACTCGGCTGATTTCTCTACGTTAACTTTTGGACTTTCTAAATTCATATATAAGTATCGTTAGTGCTTTTTATGCTTGATTAAACTTCAATTCCCCAGGTTGAAGGGCTTTTACGCCATTCTTTTAAGGTTTCATGTTCTTCTTCGGTAATGTATTTTTTGGCAACTGCTTCTTCCAGTAAGGTGTCGTAGTTCCCCAAAGTATAGAGGTTAACGTTGGCTTCTTTGAAATTTTCAGTAGCAATTTCAAAACCATACGTAAAAATGGCCACCATACCTTTTACATTTGCACCGGCTTCTTTTAAAGCTTCAACAGCCATAAGACTGCTTTTTCCGGTACTGATCAGGTCTTCCACCACAACCACGTTCTGGCCTTTTTGTAAAAAGCCTTCTACCTGATTTTGTCTTCCGTGTTTTTTAGGTTCCGGACGAACATAAACAAATGGTAAACCTAAATATTCTGCAACCAATATACCAATGCCAATGGCTCCGGTTGCTACTCCGGCTATTACATCCGGTTTTCCAAACTCTTTTTCAATGTTTTTCGCAAATTCCTCACGGATATAATTTCTTATCGGTGGAAATGAGAGGGTTATACGGTTGTCGCAATAAATAGGCGACTTCCATCCAGAAGCCCATGTAAAAGGATTTTTTGGATTTAATTTAATTGCGTTTATTTGTAAAAGCAATTCGGCAGTTTTTTTAGCTGTGTCTGTATTAAAAATCATAGTACAAATGTATAAAGTTTTTGTGAACGACAAACCACTTTTCTTGACAAATGAAATTGTTAAAGAAACCGATTTTCAACTTTTTCTTTTGGAAAGTGTTGATATAAAGCAAGTTATTGTTAAAATGTTTCAAAACAAAATTCAGAAAGCTTTTTTATACTATCCGGACGAAAAGGAAATCCTGAAGAAACTCAAGGAGAAGATTCCGGTAGTAAAAGCGGGCGGCGGATTAGTGTACAACCGGAAAGGAGAGGTACTTTTTATCTTTAGAAACGGCAAATGGGACCTTCCCAAAGGCGGAATCGAGAAAAAAGAAGAGATCGAACAAACGGCCATGCGCGAAGTGGAAGAAGAAACCGGTGTTGACGGTTTGAAAATTACGCAGAAGTTACAGAAAACCTATCATGTTTTTAAGCGCAACGGGCGGTATAAGCTGAAAGTAACCCATTGGTTTGAGATGAAAACGAATTTTGAAGGGATACCACAGGGACAAATTGAAGAAGGTATTGAAAAAGTTGCCTGGCTGAAACCGGATGAGGTGAAAGAAGCGCTGACCAATTCCTATGAAAATATTAAGCTGTTGTTTCAGGCAGAAAAAGTTTTATAAACAAAAAACCAGAGCATTGCTCTGGTTTTTTATTGGTTTTATTTCATGATGCGGTATACCGGATACTGCAGGTGTGATTTCTCGTAATATTTAGAGTTTTTATAGACCCAGTCCAGTTGGGCGTCACCGCTGCTTTCAAATTTAGGATCGCTTTTTCTCTTTTTTTCCAGTGCTGCTCTCAGTTCCGGGTTTTCATCCAGTAACTGTTTTGCCACATCTTCAAATACATAAGGAGAGTAGTATTCCTTTTGCTGTAAAACGGCATCAAAGAAATTCCAGTTGAAATAGGAATCAACAGCTTCCGGTTCTAAAGTTTCCAACAGGAATTTTACATTTTTCTGCTGGGTGGCAATCAGGTAATCCCCTTTTTTCAACGTAACGGGCTTTTTTTCAACGGTAACGGTAGTGTTGGAATGGCCGTAATGACCTTCAAAAGCACTGTTTCCGGTTTTATAATCGGCTATTCTGTAGCTTTCCACAGTAATGAGCGTATCCTGTTTCAGCTGTTTCATTTCAATGTTATTCAGTTTCAGCAGGTCCAGAACATTCCACCATTGTTTCGGGATCACGTAATATTCCGGAATAGTAACCTGCTTTTTAGGTTTGTAAACTTCATAATAGGGAATCATCTTTTTGAATGGTTTGGAACGGTCGTAATACAATCTCGGTTTGCCGGAAACAGCACTGGCTTTGTATTTGCCTTCATATCCTAAAAACGGGATTTGGGTTACTTTGGCCGAATCGATTTCCCATTCTACCGTATATTTTTGGTCTGGCGTATAGCTGGCAAGGGTTTCTTTCCGGATTTTCTTAATCGTCTGGAAGTTTTTATCGGTATAGTTTAAGGTAGTTATCATGTATTCGTACGTCACCTTTACACGGTCGCTGTATTTTTTTAGCATGTGGGTTTCCACCATGGCTCCGAAGGAATTGAACATTGCGGCATAACCGGTAGAAAAACGGGCTGTTTCCATGTTTTTGGCAAAGCCGTTTTCGGGTGTTTTATTGTAAATATTCACATAAGGAACCGGTTCAATTTTTTTGGACTGCAGGTCTTTTAAAATGGCGGGATACATATCGGTATTGAAATATGTTCCGGCAGTACCGCCTAATTTCTGATAATGTGTGGAAATATAGGTTAATGTATATTGATAATCGGCACCGTTACTAACATGGTTGTCGATAAAAACATCCGGATAAACCAATTGGAAGATTTCCGCAAAACTACGGGCATTTCGGGTATCCGATTTAACAAAATCCCGATTCAGGTCATAATTCCGGGCATTTCCGCGGAATCCGAATTCTTCCGGTCCGTTTTGGTTAACGCGGGAAGTTGAATTTCTGTTTAAGGCTCCGCCGATATTGTAAATCGGAATGGCTACGACAACCGTGTTTTTGGGAGCAGTGATTTTTCCGGTAGCCAGATCCCGGAACAGCATCATGGTAGCATCTATACCGTCCGGTTCTCCGGGATGTATTCCGTTGTTGATTAAAAGAACGGCTTTGTTTTTCTGTATTTCCGGAAAGTCGAAGTTTTTTCCGGGATTAAACGTAACAATATGCAGCGGTTCGCCGCTGTCTGTTTGTCCCATGGTTTTCATGGCAATGGTTTCAAAATTCTGATCCAGTAACTGGAAATAGGCAATGGTCTCTTCATAGGTTGCCGTCTGGTTGCCATTTCCTTTTTCATAAGGTGTCGGAAATTTTTGCTGTGCCATTGTCGGAAGGGAATGCAGAAAGGGGAGGATCAGTAGGATTTTTATGAATTTCATTTTATATC
This region of Flavobacterium inviolabile genomic DNA includes:
- a CDS encoding M14 family metallopeptidase, which translates into the protein MKFIKILLILPFLHSLPTMAQQKFPTPYEKGNGNQTATYEETIAYFQLLDQNFETIAMKTMGQTDSGEPLHIVTFNPGKNFDFPEIQKNKAVLLINNGIHPGEPDGIDATMMLFRDLATGKITAPKNTVVVAIPIYNIGGALNRNSTSRVNQNGPEEFGFRGNARNYDLNRDFVKSDTRNARSFAEIFQLVYPDVFIDNHVSNGADYQYTLTYISTHYQKLGGTAGTYFNTDMYPAILKDLQSKKIEPVPYVNIYNKTPENGFAKNMETARFSTGYAAMFNSFGAMVETHMLKKYSDRVKVTYEYMITTLNYTDKNFQTIKKIRKETLASYTPDQKYTVEWEIDSAKVTQIPFLGYEGKYKASAVSGKPRLYYDRSKPFKKMIPYYEVYKPKKQVTIPEYYVIPKQWWNVLDLLKLNNIEMKQLKQDTLITVESYRIADYKTGNSAFEGHYGHSNTTVTVEKKPVTLKKGDYLIATQQKNVKFLLETLEPEAVDSYFNWNFFDAVLQQKEYYSPYVFEDVAKQLLDENPELRAALEKKRKSDPKFESSGDAQLDWVYKNSKYYEKSHLQYPVYRIMK
- the pyrE gene encoding orotate phosphoribosyltransferase; its protein translation is MIFNTDTAKKTAELLLQINAIKLNPKNPFTWASGWKSPIYCDNRITLSFPPIRNYIREEFAKNIEKEFGKPDVIAGVATGAIGIGILVAEYLGLPFVYVRPEPKKHGRQNQVEGFLQKGQNVVVVEDLISTGKSSLMAVEALKEAGANVKGMVAIFTYGFEIATENFKEANVNLYTLGNYDTLLEEAVAKKYITEEEHETLKEWRKSPSTWGIEV
- a CDS encoding NUDIX hydrolase, whose translation is MYKVFVNDKPLFLTNEIVKETDFQLFLLESVDIKQVIVKMFQNKIQKAFLYYPDEKEILKKLKEKIPVVKAGGGLVYNRKGEVLFIFRNGKWDLPKGGIEKKEEIEQTAMREVEEETGVDGLKITQKLQKTYHVFKRNGRYKLKVTHWFEMKTNFEGIPQGQIEEGIEKVAWLKPDEVKEALTNSYENIKLLFQAEKVL